The proteins below are encoded in one region of Manis pentadactyla isolate mManPen7 chromosome 2, mManPen7.hap1, whole genome shotgun sequence:
- the DUSP2 gene encoding dual specificity protein phosphatase 2, which translates to METREAAGGYLSRGAADGAQNRRLGQCGYCGTPRERVGNRGKGADEEQEAMGLEEARELDCTALGALLREPREAERTLLLDCRPFLAFCRCHVRAARPVPWNALLRRRARGPPAAILACLLPDRALRARLARGELTRAVVLDQGSASVAELPPDSPVQVLLAALLHETQAGPAAVCFLRGGFEGFQACCPDLCSESPAPMMPPAGAENSYSDPRVPFYDQGGPVEILPYLFLGSCSHSSDLQGLQACGITAVLNVSAGCPNHFEGLFCYKSIPVEDSQMVEISAWFQEAIGFIDSVKNSGGRVLVHCQAGISRSATICLAYLIQSHRVRLDEAFDFVKQRRGVISPNFSFMGQLLQFETQVLCH; encoded by the exons ATGGAGACCCGGGAGGCGGCCGGCGGGTATTTAAGCCGGGGCGCTGCGGACGGCGCCCAGAACCGACGTCTCGGGCAGTGCGGCTACTGTGGAACCCCGAGAGAGCGCGTGGGGAACCGGGGGAAAGGAGCGGACGAAGAGCAGGAAGCCATGGGGCTGGAGGAGGCGCGCGAGCTGGACTGCACGGCGCTGGGCGCGCTGCTGCGGGAGCCACGGGAGGCCGAGCGCACGCTGCTGCTTGACTGCCGCCCCTTCCTGGCTTTCTGCCGGTGCCACGTGCGTGCCGCGCGGCCGGTGCCCTGGAACGCACTGCTGCGCCGCCGCGCGCGCGGCCCTCCCGCCGCCATCCTCGCCTGCCTGTTGCCCGACCGCGCGCTGCGGGCGCGCCTGGCCCGCGGAGAGCTGACGCGGGCCGTGGTGCTGGACCAGGGCAGCGCCTCGGTGGCCGAGCTCCCGCCCGACAGCCCAGTCCAAGTGCTGCTCGCCGCCCTGCTGCACGAGACCCAAGCCGGGCCCGCCGCCGTCTGCTTCCTGCGAG GAGGCTTCGAAGGCTTCCAGGCCTGCTGTCCCGATCTGTGCTCTGAGTCCCCCGCCCCGATGATGCCACCTGCGGGGGCAGAAAACAGCTACTCCGACCCCAGAGTTCCTTTCTATGACCAG GGTGGCCCTGTGGAGATCTTACCCTACCTGTTCCTGGGCAGCTGCAGCCACTCGTCAGATCTGCAGGGGCTGCAGGCTTGTGGCATCACAGCTGTCCTCAACGTCTCCGCCGGCTGCCCCAACCACTTTGAGGGCCTTTTCTGCTACAAGAGCATCCCGGTGGAGGACAGCCAGATGGTGGAGATCAGTGCCTGGTTCCAGGAGGCCATAGGCTTCATTG ATTCGGTGAAGAACAGCGGAGGCCGAGTACTGGTGCACTGCCAGGCAGGCATCTCACGATCTGCCACTATCTGTCTGGCGTATCTGATACAGAGCCACCGTGTGCGGCTGGACGAGGCCTTTGACTTTGTTAAGCAACGCCGGGGTGTCATTTCTCCCAACTTCAGTTTCATGGGGCAGCTGCTACAGTTTGAGACTCAGGTGCTATGTCACTGA
- the ASTL gene encoding astacin-like metalloendopeptidase, with protein sequence MDMGGLWPWLLAFLSLPGLILGAPSASGCSGACRTSFSEDLPAEETQTSWDKDIPAINQGLIPEESPESSFLLEGDILRPSPFRLLSATSNKWPKNGGVVEVPFLLSSKYDESSREVILEAFAEFERSTCIRFVAYQGQRDFISIIPMSGCFSSVGRSGGMQVVSLSPTCLQRGPGIVLHELMHVLGFWHEHARADRDRYIRINWNEILPGFEINFIKSRSSNMLVPYDYSSVMHYGRLAFSRRGLPTIIPLWAPSVHIGQRWNLSTLDITRVLRLYDCSPSGLDPHRRGLQPHSNGRSPTPDSTPYLQRLLKALMVESSSPDTGDQHVAAGPGESPWGWERPALRKPGVEDSARLPQPPASSPSSRPGAGAPAIALEQSWLARALTGPPTPSLEDPAAPNQAALENPDLPGAPGSHLRDMPRLQACGFCPQVGRVSSAQSSQVE encoded by the exons ATGGACATGGGAGGCCTCTGGCCTTGGCTGCTGGCTTTTCTCTCTTTGCCAG GTTTGATCCTAGGAGCTCCCTCAGCCTCTGGCTGCTCTGGAGCCTGTAGGACCAGCTTTTCAGAGGACCTGCCTGCTGAGGAGACCCAGACATCCTGGGACAAGGACATACCTGCCATTAACCAAG GGCTCATCCCAGAGGAATCCCCAGAGAGCAGCTTCCTCCTTGAGGGGGACATCCTCCGGCCG AGTCCCTTCCGGCTGTTGTCAGCCACCAGCAACAAGTGGCCCAAAAATGGTGGTGTTGTGGAGGTCCCTTTCCTGCTCTCTAGCAAGTATG ATGAGTCCAGCCGTGAGGTGATCCTGGAGGCATTTGCCGAGTTTGAACGCTCCACATGCATCAGGTTTGTCGCCTACCAGGGCCAGAGAGACTTCATCTCCATCATCCCCATGTCTGG GTGCTTCTCTAGTGTGGGACGCAGTGGAGGGATGCAGGTGGTATCCCTGTCACCTACCTGTCTCCAGAGGGGTCCAGGCATTGTCTTACATGAACTCATGCATGTGTTGGGCTTTTGGCATGAGCACGCACGGGCTGACCGGGACCGCTATATCCGTATCAACTGGAATGAAATCCTTCCAG GCTTTGAAATCAACTTCATCAAATCTCGGAGCAGCAACATGCTGGTGCCCTATGACTACTCATCGGTGATGCACTATGGGAG GCTTGCCTTCAGCCGGCGTGGGCTCCCCACCATCATACCACTCTGGGCCCCCAGTGTCCACATTGGCCAGCGATGGAACCTGAGCACCTTGGACATCACAAGGGTCCTCAGGCTTTATGACTGCAGCCCAAGTGGCCTTGACCCCCATAGGAGAG GGCTCCAGCCTCACAGCAATGGTAGGAGCCCCACTCCTGACTCTACGCCCTACCTGCAGCGGCTTCTGAAGGCACTGATGGTGGAATCCAGCAGCCCGGACACTGGAGACCAGCATGTAGCTGCAGGGCCTGGAGAAAGCCCATGGGGGTGGGAGCGCCCTGCCCTGAGGAAGCCTGGCGTAGAAGACTCTGCAAGGCTGCCTCAGCCTCCAGCCTCCTCCCCAAGCTCAAGGCCTGGAGCTGGTGCTCCTGCTATTGCTCTGGAGCAGTCCTGGCTGGCCCGGGCACTGACGGGGCCCCCAACCCCGTCTCTGGAAGACCCGGCAGCACCCAACCAGGCTGCTTTGGAGAACCCAGATCTACCAGGAGCACCTGGAAGTCACCTCAGGGACATGCCCAGGCTCCAGGCCTGTGGCTTCTGTCCCCAGGTGGGAAGGGTATCCTCTGCCCAGAGTAGCCAGGTTGAGTAA
- the ADRA2B gene encoding alpha-2B adrenergic receptor codes for MDHQEPYSVQATAAIAAIITFLILFTIFGNALVILAVLTSRSLRAPQNLFLVSLAAADILVATLIIPFSLANELLGYWYFRRTWCEVYLALDVLFCTSSIVHLCAISLDRYWAVSRALEYNSKRTPRRIKCIILTVWLIAAVISLPPLIYKGDQSSQPRGRPQCKLNQEAWYILASSIGSFFAPCLIMILVYLRIYLIAKRSHRRGPRAKGDPREGESKQPRWVTGRPSATLPTLASLAAPGEANGHSKPIGEKREGETPEDPGTPALPPSWSALPNSGQGQNEGVCGASPEEEAEEEEEEEEEEEEEHEPQALPASPASVCSPPLQQPQGSRVLATLRGQVLLGRGLGAAVGGGQWWRRRAQLTREKRFTFVLAVVIGVFVLCWFPFFFSYSLGAICPQHCKVPHGLFQFFFWIGYCNSSLNPVIYTIFNQDFRRAFRRILCRQWTQTAW; via the coding sequence ATGGACCACCAGGAGCCCTACTCAGTGCAGGCCACCGCGGCCATAGCTGCTATCATCACCTTCCTCATCCTGTTTACCATCTTTGGCAACGCGCTGGTCATCTTGGCTGTGTTGACTAGTCGCTCGCTGCGTGCCCCACAGAACCTGTTCCTGGTGTCGCTGGCCGCCGCTGACATCCTTGTGGCCACGCTCATCATCCCTTTCTCGCTGGCCAATGAGCTGCTCGGCTATTGGTACTTCCGGCGCACGTGGTGCGAGGTGTACCTGGCGCTCGATGTGCTCTTCTGTACCTCGTCCATCGTGCACCTGTGCGCCATCAGCCTGGACCGCTACTGGGCGGTGAGCCGAGCACTGGAGTACAACTCCAAGCGCACCCCACGCCGCATCAAGTGCATCATCCTCACCGTGTGGCTCATTGCGGCGGTCATCTCGCTACCACCCCTTATTTACAAGGGTGACCAGAGTTCGCAGCCCCGTGGGCGCCCGCAGTGCAAGCTCAACCAAGAGGCCTGGTACATCCTGGCCTCCAGCATCGGATCCTTCTTCGCACCCTGCCTTATCATGATCCTTGTCTACCTGCGCATCTACCTGATCGCCAAACGCAGCCATCGCAGAGGTCCCAGGGCTAAGGGGGACCCTCGTGAGGGTGAGTCTAAGCAGCCCCGCTGGGTCACTGGGAGACCTTCAGCTACACTGCCAACCCTGGCTTCTCTGGCTGCTCCTGGAGAGGCCAATGGACACTCCAAGCCCATTGGGGAGAAGAGAGAGGGGGAGACCCCTGAAGATCCGGGGACTCCCGCCTTGCCACCCAGCTGGTCTGCCCTTCCCAACTCAGGTCAGGGTCAGAATGAAGGTGTTTGTGGGGCATCTCCGGAGGAGGAAgctgaagaagaggaggaggaggaagaggaggaggaggaggaacatgAGCCTCAGGCCTTGCCAGCGTCTCCTGCCTCGGTTTGCAGCCCACCCCTGCAGCAGCCACAGGGCTCCCGGGTGCTGGCGACCCTGCGTGGCCAAGTGCTTCTGGGCAGGGGCTTGGGCGCTGCTGTGGGTGGTGGGCAGTGGTGGCGTCGGCGGGCGCAGCTGACCAGGGAGAAGCGGTTCACCTTCGTGCTGGCTGTGGTGATTGGTGTCTTCGTGCTCTGCTGGTTCCCCTTCTTCTTCAGCTACAGCCTGGGCGCCATCTGCCCACAGCACTGCAAGGTGCCCCATGGCCTCTTCCAGTTCTTCTTCTGGATTGGCTACTGCAACAGCTCGCTGAACCCCGTCATCTACACAATCTTCAACCAGGACTTTCGCCGTGCCTTCCGAAGGATCCTTTGCCGCCAGTGGACCCAGACGGCATGGTGA